The proteins below come from a single Benincasa hispida cultivar B227 chromosome 4, ASM972705v1, whole genome shotgun sequence genomic window:
- the LOC120076813 gene encoding uncharacterized protein LOC120076813, whose amino-acid sequence MSPRSSPYAACFRPSDEHPSPPSPPPPPMSSQSNLTTAVYQTPTAAFSLTWSRTLFSRSLHLNSDRHHSFLLHLNAFAFWKKSGSKHLPGSPSLRLFWDFSRARFGSAPEPRSGFYLAVLVDDQMTLLVGDLIKEAYARTKVHKPKNPQSLVLKREQVVAHKIYSTKAKIGGRIRDIQIDCGYNDDTRLCFAVDDVKVLEIKHLKWKFRGNEKVDVEGVPVQISWDVYNWVFGDEKDHGHAIFMFRFDEDDEEFRTETPSFQRNGMELLSINSHSRRMRMSSSSSSLSMSSVGSSAGSSSVLDWATVEESELGGGPSTFSLLVYAWKK is encoded by the coding sequence ATGTCTCCCCGTTCTTCCCCCTACGCCGCCTGCTTCCGCCCCTCCGACGAACATCCCTCCCCTCCGTCGCCGCCGCCTCCGCCCATGTCCAGCCAATCCAACCTAACCACCGCCGTCTACCAAACCCCCACCGCCGCCTTCTCCCTGACTTGGTCCCGCACCCTCTTCTCCCGGTCTCTCCATCTCAACTCCGATCGCCACCACTCCTTTCTCCTCCATCTCAACGCCTTCGCCTTTTGGAAAAAGTCCGGCTCCAAGCACCTCCCCGGCTCCCCTTCTCTCCGCCTCTTCTGGGATTTCTCCCGGGCCAGATTCGGGTCGGCTCCGGAGCCCCGATCCGGATTCTACCTCGCCGTCCTCGTCGACGACCAAATGACTCTCCTCGTCGGCGATTTGATCAAGGAAGCTTACGCGAGAACCAAAGTTCATAAACCCAAAAACCCCCAATCTCTTGTGTTGAAAAGAGAGCAAGTCGTTGCCCACAAAATCTACTCGACGAAAGCTAAAATCGGAGGTAGAATCCGTGACATCCAGATCGATTGTGGCTACAACGACGACACCCGGCTCTGTTTCGCCGTCGACGATGTTAAGGTTCTGGAAATCAAGCACTTAAAATGGAAGTTCCGTGGGAACGAGAAGGTCGATGTCGAGGGAGTCCCGGTGCAGATCTCTTGGGATGTTTACAATTGGGTGTTCGGCGACGAGAAGGATCACGGCCACGCCATTTTCATGTTCAGatttgatgaagatgatgaagagtTCAGAACAGAGACGCCGTCGTTTCAGAGGAATGGGATGGAGCTCTTGTCCATTAACAGTCACTCCAGAAGAATGAGAATGAGCTCCTCCTCCTCCTCGCTTTCGATGTCGTCGGTGGGTTCCTCCGCCGGCAGCTCCTCCGTTCTCGACTGGGCCACCGTCGAGGAATCCGAGCTTGGCGGCGGCCCATCTACCTTCTCCCTCCTCGTTTACGCTTGGAAAAAGTGA